The Polypterus senegalus isolate Bchr_013 chromosome 1, ASM1683550v1, whole genome shotgun sequence genome includes a window with the following:
- the mdka gene encoding midkine a yields the protein MRGLGSVTLVLLLVLLTAAVLEAGKNKKEKGKGKNGSECDEWRWGSCIPNNGDCGAGMREGTCKEETKKSKCKVPCNWKKEFGADCKYKFGNWGECDANTGTKSRSGTLKKALFNVECQQTIKVSKPCTTKAKPKPKGKKGRGKEN from the exons ATGAGAGGTCTCGGCTCGGTCACTCTGGTTCTTCTGTTGGTCCTCCTAACAGCTGCAGTATTGGAGGctggtaaaaacaaaaaag AAAAGGGCAAAGGCAAGAATGGCTCAGAGTGTGATGAGTGGCGCTGGGGGTCATGCATCCCAAATAATGGCGACTGTGGAGCTGGCATGCGTGAGGGAACCTGCAAAGAAGAGACCAAGAAGTCCAAATGCAAAGTGCCCTGCAACTGGAAGAAGGAGTttggag CTGACTGCAAGTACAAATTTGGCAACTGGGGAGAATGCGATGCCAACACGGGAACAAAAAGCCGTTCAGGCACCCTCAAGAAAGCCCTTTTCAATGTCGAGTGCCAACAGACCATCAAGGTGTCCAAACCCTGCACTACCAAGGCCAAGCCAAAGCCCAAAG GCAAGAAGGGGCGAGGGAAGGAGAACTAG